The window TACAGGACGGCCAGGTCCCCGCTCGGCAGCCAGTGCAGGGCGGTGGCGGTCAGGACGGCGTCGTAGGCGGCGTGGGGGAGGGCGGCGCGCCAGTGGGGGTCCTTGAGGTCGGCGGTCACGAAGGTGACCCGTTCGTCGCCCGCGAAGTGCCCCTCGGCGATGGTCAACAGGGCGGGGTCGAGATCGACGCCCGTACTGGTGGCTTCCGGGAACCGCTTGAGGACGCGGTCCGTGATACTTCCCGTACCGCATGCGAGATCCAGCACCCGGGGGGCGGGTCCCACCAGCGCCTCGACCATGTCCAGCATCACCCGGAACCGCTCCTCGCGGTCGGGCATGTACCACTCCTGCTGCCGGTCCCAGCTGTCCTGCCAGGCCTGCCAGTCGCTGGTGCCCGCCGGAGCCGCTGAAGCTGTCGTATTCGCCGTATCCGTCATCCCGTACCCCTCCATACGTAATACCCTCGAAGACGTCTCAGCCGTTACCGGAGACATTAATCCGCAGCCGTAAGGACTACAAGTGGAACTGGCCCATTACTCGGACTTCGCCGTGCGCCTGGTCAACACCGAGGAGCCGGCCCGCAACAAGGACTCGCTCACCTCGGTGGACGCCGTCCGCGACCTGTTCGGCGCCAGTCAGCAGATGGCGCGCCGCGTCACCGACGGTGACGTCACCCGCTTCCGCAACGTCCGCGGCCGCCTGCGTTCGGTGTTCGAGGCCGCCGACAGCGGCGACGAGGTCCTCGCCGTCGACCTGCTGAACTCGCTGCTCATGGAGTTCCCCGTCAGCCCCCAGGTGTCCGGCCACGAGACCCTCGCCGACGACGGCCGCCCCGACTGGCACATCCACCTGGCCGAGCACCCCTCGAACGCCTCCGCGGGCTACGCCGCGATGGCGGCCATGGGCCTGGCCTTCGCCCTCACCGAGCACGGACCCGACCGCCTCGGCCTGTGCCAGGCCGCGCCCTGCCGCAACGCCTACCTCGACACCTCGACCAACCGCTCCCGGCGCTACTGCTCCGACCGCTGCGCCACACGGGCGAACGTGGCCGCCTACCGCGCCCGCAAGCGGCTGGAGGCCGAGGCGTCCGCGCGCAGCGGGCGCAGCGCCGAGACCGCCCAGGACAGCCGGGCCCTCAGCGAGCGCTGATCCTCCTCGCGCGGCCGGAAGCGCAGCACCGCCGTGGCCAGCACCAGCTCCCCGGGCACCGGCCCGTAGACGGTGCTGTCGCCGGTCTCGTTGAAGGGGTTGTCGCCGAGCACCCACCAGCTGCCGCCCGGCCGTCGCTCCACCGCCCGCTTGACCACCAGCAGGTCCTGCTGGAACGGGTGGCGCAGCACGACCACGTCACCCGGCCGGACCGCAGCCCCGTACCGGACCACCAGCCGGTCCCCGTTCAGCAGCGTGGGCACCATCGACGCCCCCGTCACCTCCACCACCTCGAACCGCTTCCGCGGGCGCCCGTTCTCCACCATGCGTGTCCTCCTCGTCACCCCCGCATGCTGCCGCACGGGTCCGTACATTCGCTCACCGGTCCGGCCGCGACCCTGGACTTTTGTCCTAAGCCCATGGGGGCGCCCGCGAAATCCGGTTGTTCAGCGAGTAATCTCCCCCTTGAGAAGACGATCACGAGGAGGACAAACTCCATGCTTTCCCGCCTCTTCGCCCCCAAGGCGAAGGTCTCCGCCCACTGCGATCTTCCGTGCGGCGTGTACGACCCTGCCCAGGCCCGCATCGAGGCCGAGTCCGTCAAGGCCGTGCAGGAGAAGTACCAGGCCAACGACGACGCCGACTTCCGCGCGCGCGCCATCACCATCAAGGAGCAGCGCGCCGAGCTCGCCAAGCACCACGTCTCGGTGCTGTGGAGCGACTACTTCAAGCCCCCGCACTTCGAGAAGTACCCGCAGCTGCACACCCTGGTCAACGACACCCTGAAGGCCCTCTCGGCCGCCAAGGCGTCGAACGACCCGGCGACCGGCGCCAAGGCCCTTGAGCTCATCGCCGAGATCGACCGCATCTTCTGGGAGACCAAGGCCGCCTGATCCTGGGTGCCCCGAGGTTCTGCCCGCGCTGCCGGTGACGGCGCGCATGACTACGGCCCGTCCGCTCCGAGCGGCCGGGCCGTAGTCATGCGCGGCGACCGCAGTCAGCCCCTCTCACCGAGGGCGGCCCGCAGCCAGTCGAGGGGGTCTCCGGGCTGCGGGCGGCTCCTCGTCGTGGCGCGGGCCGTGCTCGACGGCATCGCCGGTGGCGGTGGCGGGCGGAACCGGCCAGTACGTACGGTCGGCCGCCCCTGAGCAACCGTCCCGGCCCGGGGGCTCAGGCGTCCTCGTCCTCGTCCTCGTCGTCCAGGCGGGCCAGCCAGGTGGCGAGGCGTTCCACCGGGACCTCGAAGTCCGGGTTCAGGTCGACGAAGGTGCGCA is drawn from Streptomyces sp. NBC_01232 and contains these coding sequences:
- a CDS encoding DUF6104 family protein, producing the protein MYFTDRGIEELEKRRGEEEVTFEWLAEQLRTFVDLNPDFEVPVERLATWLARLDDEDEDEDA
- a CDS encoding CGNR zinc finger domain-containing protein, translated to MELAHYSDFAVRLVNTEEPARNKDSLTSVDAVRDLFGASQQMARRVTDGDVTRFRNVRGRLRSVFEAADSGDEVLAVDLLNSLLMEFPVSPQVSGHETLADDGRPDWHIHLAEHPSNASAGYAAMAAMGLAFALTEHGPDRLGLCQAAPCRNAYLDTSTNRSRRYCSDRCATRANVAAYRARKRLEAEASARSGRSAETAQDSRALSER
- the sodX gene encoding nickel-type superoxide dismutase maturation protease — protein: MVENGRPRKRFEVVEVTGASMVPTLLNGDRLVVRYGAAVRPGDVVVLRHPFQQDLLVVKRAVERRPGGSWWVLGDNPFNETGDSTVYGPVPGELVLATAVLRFRPREEDQRSLRARLSWAVSALRPLRADASASSRLRAR
- the sodN gene encoding superoxide dismutase, Ni, which produces MLSRLFAPKAKVSAHCDLPCGVYDPAQARIEAESVKAVQEKYQANDDADFRARAITIKEQRAELAKHHVSVLWSDYFKPPHFEKYPQLHTLVNDTLKALSAAKASNDPATGAKALELIAEIDRIFWETKAA
- a CDS encoding class I SAM-dependent methyltransferase; the protein is MTDTANTTASAAPAGTSDWQAWQDSWDRQQEWYMPDREERFRVMLDMVEALVGPAPRVLDLACGTGSITDRVLKRFPEATSTGVDLDPALLTIAEGHFAGDERVTFVTADLKDPHWRAALPHAAYDAVLTATALHWLPSGDLAVLYGQLAPLVAPGGVFMNADHMPDPATPRIDAAEHAHRHAGMDRARAAGAVDWREWWALAGADPALAEQVKRRFETYGEHADGDTPSEAWHAETLRAAGFAEARTVWRSPSDALVLGLK